In a genomic window of Phacochoerus africanus isolate WHEZ1 chromosome 6, ROS_Pafr_v1, whole genome shotgun sequence:
- the GCLM gene encoding glutamate--cysteine ligase regulatory subunit, with protein MGTDSRAAGALLARASTLHLQTGNLLNWGRLRKKCPSTHSEELRDCIQKTLNEWSSQISPDLVREFPDVLECTVSHAVEKINPDEREEMKVSAKLFIVGSNSSSSTKSAVDMACSVLGVAQLDSVIIASPPVEDGVHLSLEHLQPYWEELQDLVQSKKIVAIGTSDLDKTQLEQLYQWAQVKPNSNQVNLASCCVMPPDLTAFAKQFDIQLLTHNDPKELLSEASFQEALQESIPDIEAHEWVPLWLLRYSVIVKSRGIIKSKGYILQAKRKSS; from the exons ATGGGCACCGACAGCCGCGCGGCCGGGGCGCTCCTGGCGCGGGCCAGCACCCTGCACCTGCAGACGGGGAACCTGCTCAACTGGGGCCGCCTGCGGAAGAAGTGCCCATCTACACACAGCGAGGAG CTTCGAGACTGTATCCAAAAGACCTTGAATGAGTGGAGTTCCCAAATCAGCCCAGATCTGGTCAGG GAGTTTCCAGATGTCTTGGAATGTACTGTGTCTCACGctgtagaaaaaataaatcccgatgaaagagaagaaatgaaagtttCTG CAAAACTGTTCATTGTAGGATCAAACTCTTCATCATCGACTAAAAGTGCAGTTGACATGG CCTGCTCAGTCCTGGGCGTGGCGCAGCTGGATTCTGTGATCATCGCCTCGCCTCCCGTTGAAGATGGGGTTCATCTTTCCTTGGAGCATCTACAGCCTTACTGGGAAGAATTACAAGACTTAGTTCAGAGCAAAAAGATTGTTGCCATAGGCACCTCCGATCTGGACAAGACCCAGTTGGAGCAGCTGTACCAGTGGGCACAG GTAAAACCAAACAGTAACCAAGTTAATCTTGCCTCTTGCTGTGTGATGCCGCCCGATTTAACTGCATTTGCTAAACAGTTTGACATACAGCTGTTGACTCATAATGATCCAAAAG AACTGCTTTCGGAAGCGAGTTTCCAGGAAGCTCTTCAGGAAAGCATCCCTGACATCGAGGCGCATGAGTGGGTGCCCCTGTGGCTACTGCGGTACTCGGTCATTGTTAAGAGCAGAGGCATCATCAAATCCAAAGGCTACATCTTGCAAGCTAAGAGAAAGAGCTCTTAA